In Populus alba chromosome 1, ASM523922v2, whole genome shotgun sequence, a single window of DNA contains:
- the LOC118049778 gene encoding uncharacterized protein: MEIEEEEVKWEAAEPQKALLTLGLRNRREPEHPLKHTVQFSLHAGWRRLQKSDIKHTLHELASGNNQTVPEFPREDQPELRSWNDQPLQELIANKNLTEKLPSLASRNTQQPLPELQANDNRLENLDPSVFRQDDSKIELPSMNDNDVNQEISKWTLLMTNLILEIASAVFDQMGYALIGMVLAFVALLLAAVELMHMVPKERIKRAGMRPILPCTSATTKPVGTVVECFGLVGAVWQCVYSTVEYTYTRQEKDNPIKMCLLPSIFLLCVVISKLLVDKRSIDESS; this comes from the exons ATGgaaatagaagaggaagaagtgaAATGGGAGGCAGCGGAACCCCAGAAAGCTCTTCTGACGCTTGGACTACGTAATCGACGAGAACCTGAGCACCCCCTCAAGCACACGGTACAATTTTCTCTTCATGCGGGTTGGCGGCGCCTTCAAAAGTCGGATATCAAGCACACG TTGCATGAGCTAGCTTCGGGGAATAACCAGACTGTTCCAGAATTTCCAAGGGAGGATCAG CCTGAGTTACGTTCGTGGAATGACCAGCCTCTTCAAGAATtaattgcaaataaaaatttaacggAGAAG TTACCTTCCTTAGCTTCGCGGAACACGCAGCAGCCTCTTCCAGAGTTACAAGCAAATG ATAATCGTCTTGAAAATCTTGATCCATCTGTCTTCCGCCAAGACGACTCGAAGATAGAGTTACCTTCGATGAATGATAATGATGTGAACCAG GAAATATCAAAATGGACTTTGCTGATGACAAACTTAATCCTAGAGATTGCATCTGCGGTTTTTGACCAGATGGGTTATGCATTAATTGGCATGGTCTTGGCATTTGTAGCTTTGCTTCTTGCTGCCGTTGAACTCATGCACATGGTTCCAAAGGAAAGAATTAAACGGGCGGGCATGAGGCCAATATTGCCTTGTACTTCCGCAACTACAAAGCCTGTTGGCACTGTTGTTGAGTGTTTTGGATTGGTTGGTGCTGTTTGGCAATGTGTTTATTCGACTGTGGAGTATACGTATACTCGTCAGGAGAAAGATAATCCAATTAAGATGTGTCTTCTACCTTCCATTTTCTTATTATGCGTCGTGATTTCCAAATTATTAGTTGACAAGAGATCCATTGACGAGAGTTCTTAG